From Archaeoglobus sulfaticallidus PM70-1:
TACACATTCTCTATGTTCGTCTGCATTCTGCTGTTTACTGCTATAGCCCCCGTCTTGCCAAGTTTAACCCCTAGCTGTTTAGCAAGCTCTATGTTCGGCTGGGAACCTATGGCCGATATGACCATGTCGCATCTGTACTCTCCCTTATCCGTCACAACCCTCTCAACCCTGTCTTTCCCCTCAATAGCCTCAACCTTTTCGCTGAACCTCGCATTCACAACTTTCTGCAACCTCTCTTTGAGGACCGAGCCAATCTCTACATCATATTCCGGAAGCGGATATTCCTCTTTCTCGATGAGAACAACATTCTTTCCAAGTCGTGAGATCGCTTCAGCCATTTCCACGCCTATGTATCCTGAGCCAACGATAACAATGCTCCTGCAATTCTTCACGAGCCTTTTTACCTTCTCTCCGTTCTCTATGTAATGAACGCACAGCACACCCTCGATTTCCTCGCATTGGACATTGAGTGGTGCTGCTCTCGCCCCAGTGGCAAACAGAAGCTTGTCCCACTCGAACCTCTCTTTTCTGCCATCTCTCAGTACATGGAGTTCTCCATCGCCAACCTCAAGAACCTCAGTTCTAGTGAGAACATCTATCCCCCTTCGCTCCCTGAAAAAATCGATGTCGTAGCTGCACAGGTTGTTTATGCTGTCAACAATCCCGGAAACATAAAAGGGTATTCCACATGGAGCATGACTGACATAGGGGGATTTCTCGAAAACCTTTACATCCCAGTCCGGTCTCAATCTCTTTATTCTCGAGGCACAACTCATTCCCGCCGCTCCACCGCCGATTATTGCTACTTTCAAGCAATCCCTCCAGATATAATTATAACGAATTACTATTTTAATTTTTTGGGATAAATTTAGTCTGAGATGCTGCACCACACGATATCCGCTCAAAACATGGAGTGATGTTGAGTGGTAAATAAGTTAGTAATGAAGTTGCATTTTCCAGGTGTCTAGAACTTTCACTCCGTATCTCACACTCTACCACACCGTTTTTAATAAGCAAAAATATAAGAACTTTTATTAAATTAAAAATTTAAATTTTTGAGCCCCTCGCATTAAGTGACAAAGAATGGGTTTGTTTAATTTTTAAACATCTTCTCAGTTCCCTCATCGAGCAGCAGGTGTGTGCTCTCTATGTTAACCAAGACTGTAAAGACCTCTTTAACCCTCGCCTCAACAGCCTCCTGTGCTGATTTCGTATAGAACTTTATTGCTTTCGACTCCCTCTCAAACGACTCTTTAACATTCTCGAGGTCGTCATCGCTAGCATCGATTTTCGGAATTTCAGGCTTCTTTATCTTCAAAAGCTTGCATATAACACTAGCATGCTCAGACTCCACCTTGCTTAAAGCTTTGAACATAGCTTTGAAGTATTCGTTCTTGGACTTCTCCATAGCCGCTCTGTAAAATCCAGCATTGGTCAGCTCAAGCTCAAGAGCCTGTTCGAGATTCTTCCTCGAGATCTCGCTGAGCTCCACATCGTTCTCATCTCTCCACTCCTCAGCAGGAACCATAAATTCCTTCGGAGCTCCGCAGAATGGACAGTGAGATGGTGGGTAATTCCCAATGTACGGATCTCCACAGATTCTGCATCTGTAAACTCTCATATGTACAATATGCAGCAAAACTATAAAATATTTTTGTGTTTTTGAGTTAGCCTGATCTAAGCCATTTGATTTTCAACAGGTCAACTTAAAAAATAAATTCAGAGTTCTATGACCTCTCCCGTCCTCTCGTAAACTTTCAGACCATTTGGCAGGGATCGCCTGAGCTCCTCTGACCTCAGAACATCTATAAACTCCTGAACTACATCTTTTGAGAACCTGTCCTTTGATATCAGGAAATCATACTCCTCTCCCCTCAGCGGTATGAAATCCAGAGAATACCTATCAGCTACTGTTTTTATACCCAGACCAGCATCAGCCTTGTTCATCAAAACAGAAACGGCAACGCTTGTGTGGGATTTCGCTTCAATCTCATATCCCCTCAGCTTTTTAACGATTTTCCTGAATTCAATTCCCTTCTTATCAGCTATCTCTTTAAGGTACATGTCAAAAAGCACCCTCGTTCCGGAGCCACGGTTTCTGTTGACAATCCTGCATTCCAGATCGACAAGATCCTCAATACATTTAATCCCCAGTGGATTTCCCTTTTGAACGATTATCCCCTGCTCCCTTATGTACCCTTTAACGAGGTAGCAACTCTTCAGCCCATACTTCTTTATGAATGGGATGTTGTACTCTCCGCTCTCATCCAGCAGGTGTGTGCCGGCAATATCAGCCTCTCCTCTCTTAACTGCCAGAATCCCTCCAGTGGACCCGGCATTGATTATCTTGACCGATATGCTCGCATCTTTCTCCCTCAAAATTCTGTAGATAACATCAAGCCCTATGCAGTGGCTTCCGATTATCATCAGATCAGCTGGCTTTATGCTCTCGCTGAAGAGCGTTACCTCAACCTCGCTCCCCTCATCGACTATGGAGATGTCCTCATCGATTCTGATGAATCCGTCAGACCTCGAGAGGGATGTGATGGCACCAGAATAGTGTCCGGATACCGGATATGCTGAGTAACCCTCTTTACCCATCACAAGATTAACCGGAAGGTATTCCACCCTGCCGTGAGAGGAGAAGGTCTTGACCGCAAGCCTCGCCTTAACAGAGATCCGCTTTTTTCTCATCCCGGAAAGCTTTCTGATCAGAGGACTAACAAAGACATTGTATATCATCAAGGCAGAGGTTGGGTTTCCTGGAAGCCCAAAAGCTGGTTTATTTCCAAGCATAGCCACTATCGTCGGCTTACCGGGCTTTACAGATATGCCGTGAACAACAACTCCAGGATCCCACCTGTCGAGGAGTTTGTATATCATGTCTCCTGAGCCTGCAGAAGTACCTCCAGAGCATATTATCACATCGTAATCCAGTGCTCTGTTAATCATCTCTTCGATCTCCTTTTCATCATCCCTGGCTACTCCAAGAAAAACGGGTTCTGCCCCATCTTCCATCAGTGAAGCCATGATGGCATAGGAGTTTATGTCATATATCTTGCCAAATTCCAGCTCTCTCCCCGGGCTGACGATCTCATTACCTGTTGAGAATACGGCAACCCTTGGCTTCCTGAACACCTTAACGCGATCGTATCCGGATGAACTGAGAACTCCTATCTCTCTTGCTGTTAAAACTGTTCCGGCTCTGACTATAAGCTCTCCAGCCATTATGTCTGAACCGGCAGGCATTATGTTCTCTCCCGGAGCCACTGGCCTGTAGATGTTAACATACTCGCCATCCATGGATGTATATTCCTCCATGACAACGGCATTGGCTCCCGATGGGATTACAGCCCCTGTGGAAATCTCCACAGCTGTCCCTTCTTCAACCACCACAGAAGGATGATCCCCTGCAGACACCCTACCAGCTACCTTCAGCCTTACCGGACTGTCTTCATCGGCCTGAAATGTATCGCTTGCTATGACAGCATAACCATCCATCGTGGATCTATCAAAGGGGGGAACATCTATTCTCGCATAGTAGTCCTCAAAAACAACCCTGTTGTAAGCCTCTTTCAATTCAACCTCATCTGCGGTCGGTTCAACTTTGAAGCCGTTAATTATCGAAATAACCTTTGATTCTGGAATGAGTTCCCTGAAAACTTTCCTGCTCATCAAAAACTCCTCCTGAAGTAGTTTATCAAAATTACCTCTACCTCTTCTCCCGCCTCATACCCTTCAACTTCTTCCGGCACCTCTATGATCCCATCAGCCTTGCACAATGAGCTTATTATCCCGGAGCCGGATGTTCTCAGCGGGTAGGCGAAAATCCTCCCATCAACCTCTTCGAGGTAAACCCTTGTGAGCGTTCTGATTCCTGCTGAAGATGGTATTCTTCTTCCAGCATAAGCTTTTATAACTGATCCCGGCGGTATCATCTTCTTTGCATCGATCCCATACATCTTCATAAGCACAGGTGGAACTATCAAGTTGAAAGCCAGATAGTTGGCAACAGGAAACCCGGGAAGCAGAATTACGGGTTTTCCTCTGCAGGTTGTGAATCCTGCAGGCATTCCTGGTTTTATCGAAAGCCCATGGACGAAAACTCCATCCCTGTACCTGTTAACGATTTGAGGTACGAGATCCTTCGACCCTACGGAAGTCCCTCCACTGAATATAATGATGTCTGCAGAACTCAGAGCTTTCTCGAACACATCTGTCAGCTCTTTTTCATCATCTCTGACGATGCCAAAATCCATAGCTATTGCGTTCAGCTGCTTTATCCTTCCCATCAGCATGTATCTGTTCGTGTCAACTATCTGGGCACCCTTTATGTCATCATATGGTTCCACGAGCTCGTTTCCTGTGCTTACAATCGCGATCTTTGCTCTCCTGAACACCTTGATTCTGAGGTTTCCGGAGGCTGACAGCAGGCCTATGTGGTGTGGCTGAATGATCTCTCCCCTCTTTACAACCACCTCTCCCTTTCTGATATCCTCTCCTGCCCTTGAAACATTTTTGAATGGTGGGACGGAGGAATATACCTCAATCGTGCTTTCATCTATCTGTGAGGTGTATTCGATCATAACCACGGCATTGGCATTTTTTGGCAGAGGTGAACCGGTGGATACTCTGACAGCCTCTCCGGATTCAATCGCGACATCTTTCTGTTCACCAATCTCAATCGAGTCGATAACTCTGAAAATTATCGGATTGGATGTTGATGCAGAGTATGTATCCTCGGCAATTACAGCGTATCCATCTACCGCAGACCTGTCAAAGTGAGGAACATCTCTCTTCGAGTAAACATCTTCATAGCAAACTCTATTCAGAGCGTTAAAGAAATCCACTTCCTCCCAGTCGAGCAGGGGAACATTCTTCAAAAAGAGTTTGAGGGCTTGATATACATTCACCTTCCTGTAAAATCCTTTCTCGCGAACATCTTCGAATTCAGATGGGGAGTTCATAAAAATTGTTGATCACAGAGATTTAACATTTTTTGATTTGTGGAAGGTAACATGAGGGCCTTAAAAGATTTAAATCCATCAGCGAGCATCGGATTATGCTTTCACTTGTGATAGCATCAGCCTTCAAAAGCAAAGGAAAAAAGAGAATGAGCAAGTCCGATCTGACGTATCTGCTGTCCTTCGATCTCAAGTGGTTCTCCCACAGCA
This genomic window contains:
- a CDS encoding FAD-dependent oxidoreductase — its product is MKVAIIGGGAAGMSCASRIKRLRPDWDVKVFEKSPYVSHAPCGIPFYVSGIVDSINNLCSYDIDFFRERRGIDVLTRTEVLEVGDGELHVLRDGRKERFEWDKLLFATGARAAPLNVQCEEIEGVLCVHYIENGEKVKRLVKNCRSIVIVGSGYIGVEMAEAISRLGKNVVLIEKEEYPLPEYDVEIGSVLKERLQKVVNARFSEKVEAIEGKDRVERVVTDKGEYRCDMVISAIGSQPNIELAKQLGVKLGKTGAIAVNSRMQTNIENVYSAGDCAETTNIITGKPDWIPLAVPANKMGYVAGVNISGFEMEFPGALRSQITGFYDLEIGRAGLSEKEAKMHGFETISVTITTKSTARYIPNGDITVKMVSDVDGRVLGVQCIGKGVAKRIYAASSLLYKKAMVEDFFFADLPYFPPESRVWDPLVVCARNLFRKLGIP
- a CDS encoding ferritin family protein, producing MRVYRCRICGDPYIGNYPPSHCPFCGAPKEFMVPAEEWRDENDVELSEISRKNLEQALELELTNAGFYRAAMEKSKNEYFKAMFKALSKVESEHASVICKLLKIKKPEIPKIDASDDDLENVKESFERESKAIKFYTKSAQEAVEARVKEVFTVLVNIESTHLLLDEGTEKMFKN
- a CDS encoding molybdopterin biosynthesis protein, giving the protein MSRKVFRELIPESKVISIINGFKVEPTADEVELKEAYNRVVFEDYYARIDVPPFDRSTMDGYAVIASDTFQADEDSPVRLKVAGRVSAGDHPSVVVEEGTAVEISTGAVIPSGANAVVMEEYTSMDGEYVNIYRPVAPGENIMPAGSDIMAGELIVRAGTVLTAREIGVLSSSGYDRVKVFRKPRVAVFSTGNEIVSPGRELEFGKIYDINSYAIMASLMEDGAEPVFLGVARDDEKEIEEMINRALDYDVIICSGGTSAGSGDMIYKLLDRWDPGVVVHGISVKPGKPTIVAMLGNKPAFGLPGNPTSALMIYNVFVSPLIRKLSGMRKKRISVKARLAVKTFSSHGRVEYLPVNLVMGKEGYSAYPVSGHYSGAITSLSRSDGFIRIDEDISIVDEGSEVEVTLFSESIKPADLMIIGSHCIGLDVIYRILREKDASISVKIINAGSTGGILAVKRGEADIAGTHLLDESGEYNIPFIKKYGLKSCYLVKGYIREQGIIVQKGNPLGIKCIEDLVDLECRIVNRNRGSGTRVLFDMYLKEIADKKGIEFRKIVKKLRGYEIEAKSHTSVAVSVLMNKADAGLGIKTVADRYSLDFIPLRGEEYDFLISKDRFSKDVVQEFIDVLRSEELRRSLPNGLKVYERTGEVIEL
- a CDS encoding molybdopterin molybdotransferase MoeA, which encodes MNSPSEFEDVREKGFYRKVNVYQALKLFLKNVPLLDWEEVDFFNALNRVCYEDVYSKRDVPHFDRSAVDGYAVIAEDTYSASTSNPIIFRVIDSIEIGEQKDVAIESGEAVRVSTGSPLPKNANAVVMIEYTSQIDESTIEVYSSVPPFKNVSRAGEDIRKGEVVVKRGEIIQPHHIGLLSASGNLRIKVFRRAKIAIVSTGNELVEPYDDIKGAQIVDTNRYMLMGRIKQLNAIAMDFGIVRDDEKELTDVFEKALSSADIIIFSGGTSVGSKDLVPQIVNRYRDGVFVHGLSIKPGMPAGFTTCRGKPVILLPGFPVANYLAFNLIVPPVLMKMYGIDAKKMIPPGSVIKAYAGRRIPSSAGIRTLTRVYLEEVDGRIFAYPLRTSGSGIISSLCKADGIIEVPEEVEGYEAGEEVEVILINYFRRSF